From the Serratia nematodiphila DZ0503SBS1 genome, one window contains:
- a CDS encoding MFS transporter — protein MPSTLAANDDAAAAPKVKRSTLNNKLPYIERGTPQFMRVTLALFSAGLATFALLYCVQPILPVLSQDFGVSPAESSLSLSVSTGLLAIGLMFTGPLSDAIGRKSVMVVALLLAAVCTLICAFMTSWHGILLMRALIGLSLSGVAAVGMTYLSEEIHPSFVAFSMGLYISGNSIGGMSGRLVTGVLTDFFSWRVSLGVIGLFALAAACMFWRILPASRHFRASSLRPRTLLINFKLHWHDKGLPLLFAEGFLLMGSFVTLFNYIGYRLLADPYHLSQAIVGLLSVVYLTGSYSSPKAGALTSRFGRGPVLLASIVIMLIGILITALPQVPAIFIGMMLFTAGFFAAHSVASSWIGRRARRAKGQASSLYLFCYYVGSSVAGTLGGVFWHSFGWNGVAAFISLMLLLALLVVHYLKRLPEAARL, from the coding sequence ATGCCGTCGACGCTGGCCGCCAACGATGACGCGGCCGCTGCGCCTAAAGTAAAACGCTCCACCCTCAACAACAAACTCCCCTATATCGAACGCGGCACGCCGCAGTTTATGCGCGTTACGCTGGCGCTGTTTTCCGCCGGGTTGGCGACCTTCGCGCTGCTCTACTGCGTGCAGCCGATCCTGCCGGTGCTGTCGCAAGACTTCGGCGTCTCGCCGGCGGAAAGCAGCCTGTCGCTTTCGGTCTCTACCGGCCTGCTGGCGATCGGCCTGATGTTTACCGGGCCGTTGTCCGACGCCATCGGCCGCAAGTCGGTGATGGTGGTGGCGCTGCTGCTGGCGGCGGTTTGCACGCTGATTTGCGCCTTTATGACCAGCTGGCACGGCATTTTACTGATGCGCGCATTGATCGGCCTGTCGCTGAGCGGCGTCGCAGCGGTCGGCATGACCTACCTCAGCGAAGAGATCCACCCAAGCTTCGTCGCCTTCTCGATGGGGCTGTATATCAGCGGCAACTCGATCGGCGGCATGAGCGGCCGCCTGGTGACCGGGGTGTTGACCGACTTCTTCTCCTGGCGCGTATCGCTTGGCGTCATCGGCCTGTTCGCCCTCGCCGCCGCCTGCATGTTCTGGCGCATCCTGCCCGCCTCGCGGCATTTCCGCGCCAGCTCGCTGCGCCCGCGCACCCTGCTGATCAACTTTAAACTGCATTGGCACGATAAAGGGTTGCCGCTGCTGTTCGCGGAAGGTTTCCTGCTGATGGGCAGCTTCGTCACCCTGTTCAACTACATCGGTTATCGCCTGCTGGCGGATCCTTATCACCTGAGCCAGGCGATCGTCGGCCTGCTGTCGGTGGTGTATCTCACCGGCTCCTACAGTTCGCCCAAGGCCGGTGCGCTCACCTCACGCTTCGGGCGTGGCCCGGTGCTGCTGGCGTCGATCGTGATTATGCTGATCGGGATCCTGATTACCGCGCTGCCGCAGGTGCCGGCGATCTTTATCGGCATGATGCTGTTCACCGCCGGTTTCTTCGCCGCCCACTCGGTGGCCAGCAGCTGGATCGGCCGCCGTGCGCGCCGCGCCAAAGGCCAGGCGTCGTCGCTGTATCTGTTCTGCTATTACGTCGGCTCCAGCGTGGCCGGCACCCTGGGCGGCGTGTTCTGGCACAGCTTCGGCTGGAATGGCGTGGCGGCGTTTATCAGCCTGATGCTATTGCTGGCGCTGCTGGTGGTGCATTACCTGAAACGGCTGCCGGAAGCGGCGCGCCTGTGA
- a CDS encoding glycoside hydrolase family 10 protein, which produces MPTGATKLGGWLLMAAMLGVSGCAKPPEPEKPPQPVPPATPMRGIWLATVIGLDWPPAASLKAESTQERVRLQQQGLTDALDDMVKTGINTVYFQVKPDGTALWRSDILPWSEVLTGTVGQDPGYDPLAFMLTEAHRRGIKVHAWLNPYRVSMNTRQQTIDALNHTLQSPPASVYALHPDWIRTASDRFVLDPGLPEVRNWITGVVAEVVKNYDVDGIQFDDYFYYETPQSPLDDEKTYRAYGKGFADKADWRRDNTLQLIKQVSATVKALKPAVAFGVSPAGVWRNKADDPAGSATRAGAPSYDTAYADTRQWVKLGLLDYIAPQLYWPFDREIVRYDVLANWWAEVVKDTPVRLYAGVALYKVGTPSASEPAWTVDGGVPELKRQLDLNESLPGMGGTILFRQRYLTEPQTDKAVEYLQTRWKPGQ; this is translated from the coding sequence ATGCCGACAGGCGCAACAAAACTAGGCGGATGGCTGTTGATGGCCGCCATGCTGGGCGTGAGCGGATGCGCCAAACCCCCTGAGCCGGAAAAGCCTCCGCAGCCTGTACCGCCGGCAACGCCGATGCGGGGCATCTGGCTGGCTACGGTCATTGGCTTGGACTGGCCGCCGGCGGCCTCGCTGAAAGCGGAATCCACGCAAGAGCGGGTGCGTCTGCAGCAGCAGGGGCTGACGGACGCGCTGGACGACATGGTGAAAACCGGGATTAACACGGTGTATTTTCAGGTTAAACCGGACGGCACGGCCCTGTGGCGTTCTGACATCTTGCCCTGGTCGGAGGTATTGACCGGCACCGTGGGCCAGGATCCGGGTTATGATCCGCTGGCCTTTATGCTGACAGAAGCGCACCGACGCGGCATCAAAGTGCATGCCTGGCTGAACCCTTATCGGGTTTCCATGAATACCCGACAGCAAACGATTGATGCACTCAATCATACGCTGCAGTCGCCGCCGGCCAGCGTCTATGCGCTGCATCCCGACTGGATACGCACCGCCAGCGATCGCTTCGTGCTCGACCCCGGCCTGCCCGAGGTGCGCAACTGGATCACCGGCGTGGTGGCTGAAGTCGTCAAAAACTATGATGTCGACGGCATTCAGTTTGACGATTATTTCTATTACGAAACGCCGCAATCGCCGCTGGATGATGAAAAGACGTATCGCGCATACGGCAAAGGGTTTGCAGACAAGGCCGACTGGCGAAGAGACAACACGCTGCAATTGATAAAACAGGTTTCCGCCACCGTCAAAGCACTGAAGCCCGCGGTCGCGTTTGGCGTCAGCCCGGCGGGCGTATGGCGAAACAAAGCGGACGATCCTGCCGGCTCGGCGACGCGGGCCGGCGCGCCGTCGTACGATACGGCCTATGCCGATACGCGCCAGTGGGTCAAACTGGGGCTGCTCGACTATATCGCGCCGCAGCTGTACTGGCCTTTCGATCGTGAAATTGTTCGCTACGACGTGCTGGCCAACTGGTGGGCCGAGGTGGTGAAAGACACGCCGGTTCGGCTCTATGCCGGGGTGGCGCTGTATAAAGTGGGCACGCCATCGGCCAGCGAGCCGGCCTGGACCGTCGACGGCGGCGTCCCCGAGCTGAAAAGGCAGTTGGATCTCAACGAGAGCCTGCCGGGGATGGGGGGAACCATCCTGTTCCGGCAACGTTATCTGACCGAGCCGCAAACGGACAAGGCGGTGGAGTACCTGCAAACTCGCTGGAAACCCGGTCAATAA